In one window of Prevotella sp. E13-17 DNA:
- a CDS encoding DUF1015 domain-containing protein, translated as MAIVKPFRGIRPPKELVEQVESRPYDVLDSEEARAEAGNNEKSLYHIIKPEIDFPAGTSEYDPKVYEKAAENFQKFQDKGWLIQDEQEHYYIYAQTMCPDTPNAKTQYGLVVCAHTDDYMAGRIKKHELTRRDKEEDRMKHVRVNNANIEPVFFAYPDNAVLNELIMRYAATKPEYDFVAPIDGFRHQFWVISDEKDMQTITAEFAKMPSMYIADGHHRSAAAALVGQEKQKQNPNHRGDEEYNFFMAVCFQASQLTILDYNRVVKDLNGLSSEQFLAALQKNFDVVDKGTEIYKPAEIHEFSLYLDEHWYSLKAKEGTYDNNDPIGVLDVDISSRLILDEILNIGDLRSSQRIDFVGGLRGLGELKRRVDSGEMRAALALYPVSMKQIMDIADSGKIMPPKATWFEPKLRSGLVIHKLS; from the coding sequence ATGGCAATAGTAAAACCATTTCGTGGCATACGTCCACCCAAAGAACTTGTAGAGCAAGTAGAGAGCCGCCCCTACGACGTGTTGGATTCTGAAGAAGCCCGCGCTGAGGCAGGCAACAACGAGAAGAGCCTTTACCATATCATCAAACCAGAGATTGACTTTCCCGCAGGCACCAGCGAGTACGACCCTAAAGTCTATGAAAAGGCTGCCGAGAACTTTCAGAAGTTCCAGGACAAGGGATGGCTGATACAGGACGAGCAGGAACATTATTATATATATGCACAGACCATGTGTCCTGATACGCCAAATGCAAAAACACAGTACGGACTGGTGGTATGTGCTCATACCGACGACTATATGGCTGGTCGCATCAAGAAGCACGAGCTGACCCGTCGCGACAAGGAGGAAGACCGTATGAAGCACGTTCGTGTGAACAATGCCAACATCGAACCGGTGTTCTTTGCCTATCCCGATAATGCGGTGCTCAACGAGCTGATTATGCGCTATGCTGCCACCAAGCCCGAGTACGACTTCGTGGCCCCCATCGATGGTTTCCGCCATCAGTTCTGGGTGATCAGCGACGAGAAAGACATGCAGACCATCACAGCCGAGTTCGCCAAGATGCCTTCAATGTATATTGCCGATGGCCACCACCGTTCGGCCGCTGCCGCCTTGGTCGGTCAGGAGAAGCAGAAACAGAACCCCAACCATCGTGGCGATGAAGAGTACAATTTCTTCATGGCTGTATGCTTCCAGGCCTCACAGCTCACCATCTTGGACTATAACCGTGTGGTGAAGGATTTGAATGGTCTCAGCAGCGAACAGTTCCTCGCAGCCCTACAGAAGAACTTCGACGTAGTGGATAAGGGCACAGAAATCTATAAGCCTGCAGAGATTCATGAGTTCTCTCTATACTTAGACGAACATTGGTACAGCCTGAAAGCCAAAGAGGGCACCTACGACAACAACGACCCCATTGGCGTGCTCGACGTAGATATCTCGAGCCGACTGATCCTCGATGAGATACTGAACATTGGCGACCTGCGCTCTTCTCAGCGCATCGACTTCGTGGGTGGACTGCGCGGACTGGGCGAACTGAAGCGTCGTGTTGACTCTGGTGAGATGCGCGCCGCACTGGCTCTCTATCCTGTATCCATGAAGCAAATCATGGACATTGCCGACTCTGGCAAGATTATGCCGCCAAAGGCTACATGGTTCGAGCCCAAGCTGCGCTCGGGTCTGGTCATTCACAAACTTTCTTAA
- a CDS encoding PaaI family thioesterase — MEIKELLNKTDRFAANTGCQITEVNERHAVAVMTVTNAHLNGGNVCQGGALFTLADLAIAALMNASGRLTFGISNSIMFVASAHEDDVLRAEAVFVSDHHKIPAVEVCVTNQDDVLICHVTGMGYRKNVPLPQSCWGKNT, encoded by the coding sequence ATGGAAATCAAGGAATTATTGAATAAGACAGATCGTTTTGCTGCAAATACTGGCTGCCAGATAACAGAGGTGAACGAAAGGCATGCCGTTGCCGTGATGACAGTCACCAATGCTCATCTCAACGGCGGGAATGTGTGTCAGGGTGGGGCACTCTTTACGTTGGCTGACTTGGCCATTGCTGCATTGATGAATGCCTCCGGCCGTCTTACCTTTGGCATCAGCAACTCAATCATGTTTGTTGCTTCTGCACATGAAGACGACGTCCTCCGTGCTGAAGCCGTCTTTGTGTCTGACCATCATAAGATTCCCGCTGTAGAAGTCTGCGTGACAAATCAGGACGATGTTCTCATCTGTCATGTCACCGGCATGGGATACCGCAAGAATGTTCCTCTACCACAATCTTGCTGGGGCAAAAACACATAA
- a CDS encoding ATP-dependent DNA helicase RecQ: protein MNSYKDILKKYWGYDDFRGIQRDIIESIGQGKDTLGLMPTGGGKSITFQVPALAQEGTCIVITPLIALMKDQVRNLRKRGIRAAAIHSDLSHDDIIKTLENAIFGAVKLLYVSPERLSTELFLQKLSHMKVSFICIDEAHCICQWGYDFRPSYLAIGNIRKLLPGTPILALTATATPPVVDDIQEKLLFKQKNVFRMSFERKNLVYVVRKTSDKEEQLIHILKSTSGSAIVYTNSRQRTKDTAELLCKNGLDATFFHAGLDSNVKDQRQKEWQEGIVRIIVATNAFGMGIDKPDVRIVIHLDCPDSLEAYYQEAGRAGRDGKKSYAVLLHNGKDVMKLQRRIVDTFPEKDYIRKVYDHLAYFYQIGVGSGYNAAFEFPLDKFCYNFKHFPIPTESALKILDRAGYIEYREEEESKARVKFLLERDDLYRLHGNSKEEDTLIITLLRNYSGLFNDFQYIDEAFLAQKTDSTTPMVYLLLKGLAQKNIIQFIPQKKTPIIRYRQRREESRHLSFPPAVYQTLKERFAERIQHMIDYITTDNQCRSQQLLRYFGETDSQPCGQCDVCLSYNNKSDFEAETKAASEAIKTILTDKKAHDCKELMQLAFDTEAIQNALRKMAFNEEIIIDGTTVQLDN from the coding sequence GTGAACAGCTACAAGGATATACTCAAGAAATACTGGGGTTATGATGATTTTCGCGGCATTCAGCGAGACATCATCGAGTCTATCGGCCAAGGCAAAGACACTTTAGGTCTGATGCCAACAGGCGGTGGCAAGAGCATCACGTTTCAGGTGCCGGCATTGGCACAAGAAGGCACGTGTATCGTCATCACTCCTCTCATAGCTCTGATGAAAGACCAGGTCCGGAACCTGCGGAAAAGAGGCATCCGTGCAGCAGCCATTCATTCTGATTTGTCGCACGATGACATCATCAAAACACTTGAGAACGCTATCTTCGGAGCGGTAAAGTTACTCTATGTATCCCCCGAACGCCTTTCTACAGAACTCTTTCTACAGAAACTCAGCCACATGAAGGTGAGCTTCATCTGCATTGATGAAGCCCACTGCATCTGCCAATGGGGCTATGACTTCCGACCTTCTTATCTGGCCATCGGCAACATACGTAAGCTTTTGCCCGGCACCCCCATATTAGCACTGACAGCAACCGCCACCCCCCCAGTGGTAGATGATATCCAAGAGAAGTTGCTGTTCAAGCAAAAGAACGTGTTCCGCATGAGTTTCGAGCGCAAGAACTTGGTTTATGTCGTCAGAAAGACATCCGACAAGGAAGAGCAGCTCATCCACATCCTGAAAAGTACATCGGGCTCAGCCATCGTCTATACGAACAGCAGACAACGCACCAAGGATACCGCAGAACTGCTTTGCAAAAACGGACTGGACGCCACTTTCTTTCATGCCGGGCTTGACAGCAACGTGAAAGACCAGCGACAGAAGGAGTGGCAAGAGGGAATAGTGCGCATCATCGTTGCCACCAACGCCTTTGGCATGGGTATTGACAAGCCCGATGTGCGCATCGTGATACACCTTGACTGTCCCGACAGTCTTGAGGCATACTACCAAGAGGCTGGTCGTGCTGGACGTGATGGCAAGAAGTCCTACGCTGTTCTGCTTCACAACGGCAAGGACGTCATGAAGTTGCAGAGGCGTATTGTTGACACATTCCCCGAGAAAGACTACATCCGCAAGGTTTACGACCACCTGGCTTACTTCTATCAGATTGGCGTTGGCTCGGGCTACAACGCAGCATTCGAATTCCCTTTGGACAAGTTCTGCTACAACTTCAAGCACTTCCCCATACCCACAGAATCAGCATTGAAGATTTTGGATCGTGCAGGCTACATCGAATATCGTGAGGAAGAAGAAAGCAAGGCACGTGTGAAATTCCTGCTGGAGCGCGACGATCTCTATCGTCTGCATGGCAACAGCAAGGAGGAGGACACACTCATCATCACGCTGTTGCGCAACTATAGCGGACTTTTCAACGACTTTCAGTACATCGACGAGGCATTCTTGGCGCAGAAGACCGATTCTACGACGCCAATGGTGTACCTCTTGCTGAAAGGTTTGGCCCAGAAAAACATCATCCAGTTCATACCACAAAAGAAGACACCCATCATCCGCTATCGTCAGCGACGCGAGGAGTCGCGACACCTTTCCTTTCCACCCGCTGTCTATCAGACATTGAAAGAACGATTCGCCGAACGCATACAACACATGATTGACTATATTACGACCGACAACCAGTGTCGCAGTCAGCAGCTGTTGCGCTACTTTGGCGAGACCGACAGTCAACCTTGCGGACAGTGTGACGTGTGTCTTTCATACAACAACAAGTCTGATTTTGAAGCCGAAACGAAAGCTGCCAGCGAAGCCATCAAAACAATACTGACAGACAAGAAGGCCCATGACTGCAAAGAACTGATGCAGCTTGCGTTTGATACCGAAGCCATACAAAACGCACTACGCAAGATGGCATTCAACGAAGAAATCATAATCGACGGAACGACTGTCCAATTGGACAACTAA
- the recJ gene encoding single-stranded-DNA-specific exonuclease RecJ: protein MNSKWNYEPPTPERQLAAKELADKINMSPILAELLIKRGIRTESAAKRFFRPMLSELIDPFLMNDMDVAVDRLNDAMGRKERIMVYGDYDVDGCTAVALVYKFLQQFYSNIEYYIPDRYEEGYGISIKALDYAAQAGVKLIIVLDCGIKAIDEIAYAKSLGIDFIICDHHVPDDELPCAVAILNPKRANSTYPFKHLCGCGVGFKFMQAFAKNNGIAFSQLVPLLEFCAVSIAADIVPVTGENRILAFHGLKQLNQNPSVGLKSIIEICGLTGREITMSDIIFKIGPRINASGRVQNGTETVDLLVERDFQKALMEATHINEYNEQRKDIDKQMTEEANQIVERLESQEHQSAIVLYDEGWKKGVVGIVASRLTEIYYRPTVVLSCNDGIATGSARSVAGYDIYDAIKECRDLLENFGGHTYAVGLSLKVENIPEFRRRFQQYVSQHILPEQTEAMLDVEAEIDFKDITKKLHNDLKKFAPHGPENPKPIFCTRNVYDYGTSKVVGKQQEHIKLELVDSRSSNVMNGIAFGQSAAARYIKSKRSFDIAYTIEENIYKRNEVQLQIEDIRPSEDE from the coding sequence ATGAACTCTAAATGGAATTATGAACCTCCCACGCCTGAACGACAGTTGGCGGCAAAGGAATTGGCTGACAAGATTAACATGAGCCCAATCCTGGCCGAACTGCTCATCAAGCGTGGCATTCGCACCGAATCGGCCGCCAAACGATTCTTCCGTCCTATGCTCAGCGAGCTCATTGACCCGTTCTTGATGAACGACATGGACGTCGCTGTGGACCGCTTGAACGATGCCATGGGACGCAAGGAGCGCATCATGGTGTATGGCGACTACGACGTGGACGGATGCACGGCAGTCGCACTGGTGTATAAGTTCTTGCAGCAGTTCTACTCCAATATCGAGTACTATATCCCCGATCGCTACGAAGAGGGATATGGCATCAGTATCAAAGCGCTCGACTATGCAGCACAGGCAGGCGTAAAACTGATCATCGTGTTAGACTGTGGCATCAAAGCAATCGATGAAATTGCCTATGCTAAGAGCTTAGGCATCGACTTCATCATCTGCGACCACCACGTGCCCGACGATGAGTTGCCATGTGCCGTGGCCATCCTGAACCCCAAACGTGCGAACTCAACCTACCCCTTCAAGCACCTCTGCGGTTGCGGTGTGGGCTTCAAGTTCATGCAGGCATTTGCCAAAAACAACGGCATCGCCTTTTCGCAACTGGTTCCGCTACTGGAGTTTTGCGCCGTGAGCATCGCTGCCGACATTGTTCCTGTGACGGGCGAAAACCGCATCCTGGCATTCCACGGACTGAAACAGCTGAACCAAAACCCATCGGTGGGTCTGAAGTCCATCATCGAAATTTGTGGACTCACAGGACGCGAAATCACCATGAGCGACATTATCTTCAAGATAGGTCCCCGCATCAATGCCAGCGGACGCGTGCAGAATGGAACCGAAACTGTTGACCTATTGGTGGAGCGCGACTTCCAAAAGGCACTGATGGAAGCCACGCACATCAACGAATACAACGAACAGCGTAAGGACATCGATAAACAGATGACAGAAGAGGCCAACCAAATCGTTGAACGATTGGAGAGCCAAGAACACCAGTCGGCTATCGTTCTCTACGATGAGGGATGGAAGAAAGGTGTGGTAGGCATCGTCGCCTCACGCCTCACGGAAATATACTATCGCCCCACGGTGGTCCTCTCGTGCAACGACGGAATAGCTACTGGCTCGGCTCGCAGCGTGGCCGGCTACGATATCTACGATGCCATCAAGGAATGCAGAGACCTGTTGGAGAACTTCGGTGGCCATACCTACGCCGTAGGTCTGTCGCTGAAGGTTGAGAACATCCCCGAGTTCCGTCGTCGCTTCCAGCAATACGTCAGTCAACACATCCTTCCAGAACAAACAGAGGCGATGCTCGACGTAGAGGCTGAGATTGATTTCAAGGACATCACCAAGAAGCTGCATAACGACCTGAAGAAGTTTGCGCCTCATGGCCCCGAGAACCCCAAGCCGATCTTCTGCACACGTAACGTCTATGACTACGGCACATCGAAGGTGGTGGGCAAGCAACAAGAGCACATCAAGCTGGAACTGGTTGACTCACGTTCAAGCAACGTGATGAACGGCATTGCCTTTGGACAGAGTGCTGCAGCACGCTACATCAAGTCTAAGCGTTCGTTTGACATTGCCTACACCATCGAAGAGAACATCTACAAGCGCAACGAAGTTCAGCTACAGATAGAAGACATACGTCCTTCTGAAGACGAATAA
- a CDS encoding helix-turn-helix domain-containing protein → MQTNNHKIVDYDLVLDEKFGKEGTPERIQAEEAAYSFYSGQILQDARKEAKVTQEELARRTNTTKSYISKIENGVIVPSVGVFYRIINALGLRVEVVKPLY, encoded by the coding sequence ATGCAGACAAACAATCACAAAATCGTTGACTACGATCTCGTGCTTGACGAGAAGTTTGGCAAGGAGGGAACCCCCGAGCGTATACAAGCAGAAGAAGCTGCTTATTCTTTCTATTCTGGTCAGATACTCCAGGATGCAAGAAAGGAGGCAAAAGTGACTCAGGAGGAGTTGGCACGTCGTACTAACACCACAAAGTCATATATCTCTAAGATTGAGAATGGTGTCATCGTTCCCAGTGTTGGAGTGTTCTATCGTATCATCAATGCACTTGGATTGAGAGTGGAAGTGGTAAAACCACTTTATTAA
- a CDS encoding DUF6169 family protein, with protein MIDFSLQHILQHAPYDITLSEAGFIFLTDNGIHYRVSFDEEDIVLGGCKTYQFILQNVEHARAPHDPKIEATVLAIIDEFFRSNQHILLYVCDTSDGKESGRNRLFLRWFERHASPEQFTICTAKAEVEGEMVYIAIIVDNHNPNLQAITKDFNETATALTDKPE; from the coding sequence ATGATTGACTTCTCCTTACAACACATTCTCCAACACGCACCTTACGACATCACACTGTCTGAGGCTGGTTTTATTTTCCTAACAGATAACGGTATCCATTACCGAGTAAGTTTCGATGAGGAGGATATCGTACTTGGTGGTTGCAAGACCTACCAATTCATCCTTCAGAATGTAGAGCATGCTCGTGCTCCACACGATCCAAAGATTGAAGCCACTGTTCTTGCTATCATTGATGAGTTTTTCCGTTCAAACCAACATATTTTATTGTACGTATGCGATACTAGTGATGGTAAAGAAAGCGGGCGCAACAGGCTCTTTCTGCGTTGGTTTGAGCGTCATGCAAGCCCTGAGCAATTTACTATTTGCACTGCAAAAGCAGAGGTAGAAGGAGAAATGGTATATATTGCCATTATCGTTGATAATCACAATCCCAACTTACAGGCAATCACCAAGGACTTTAACGAAACTGCTACTGCGTTGACAGATAAGCCAGAATAA
- a CDS encoding heavy metal-binding domain-containing protein translates to MILSTTPQIEGHTIREYKGVVTGETIIGANMFKDFFAGIRDIVGGRAGSYEKVLAEAKDTSLQEMMQRAAALGANAIVGIDIDYETVGANGSMLMVATSGTAVVI, encoded by the coding sequence ATGATTCTATCAACAACTCCACAAATCGAGGGTCACACCATTCGTGAGTACAAAGGTGTTGTGACCGGTGAAACAATTATTGGTGCCAATATGTTCAAGGACTTCTTTGCCGGCATTCGTGACATTGTAGGCGGACGAGCTGGCAGTTACGAGAAAGTGCTGGCTGAGGCCAAGGATACATCTCTGCAAGAGATGATGCAACGTGCGGCGGCTCTTGGTGCCAATGCTATTGTGGGCATAGACATTGACTATGAGACCGTAGGTGCCAATGGTTCAATGCTGATGGTAGCCACCAGCGGAACTGCGGTTGTTATATAA
- a CDS encoding rhodanese-like domain-containing protein, protein MKKIFVCLLAMLGLNTAWGQQAFEDTDVNGFAELIADDDVVVLDVRTDSEYAEGHIERAINIDFKKDDFIEKAKATLSTDRTIAIYCRSGRRSAGAAYLLSNEGFKLINLKGGIIAWTEAQKPVVTQPDKK, encoded by the coding sequence ATGAAAAAGATTTTTGTATGCCTGCTGGCTATGCTTGGACTGAACACGGCATGGGGACAACAGGCATTTGAAGACACTGACGTCAATGGATTTGCCGAACTGATAGCAGATGACGATGTCGTCGTTTTAGACGTAAGAACTGACAGTGAATACGCCGAAGGCCATATCGAGCGGGCTATCAACATAGACTTTAAGAAAGATGATTTCATTGAGAAAGCAAAGGCCACCCTATCCACCGACAGGACCATTGCCATCTACTGCCGCAGTGGCAGACGCTCGGCAGGTGCAGCCTACCTGCTGTCGAACGAAGGTTTCAAACTGATAAACCTGAAGGGTGGCATCATCGCATGGACAGAAGCCCAAAAGCCGGTCGTCACGCAGCCTGACAAAAAATAA
- a CDS encoding DUF6712 family protein, translating to MNYFLEIIHSLQSYELQLLSDIQVNHQCYYDLVTIIREHPDVFLAWHSSSVADLYTPKTFQNKKIIRLLVLSGFFFYICIQNQ from the coding sequence TTGAATTATTTTTTGGAAATCATCCACTCCCTGCAGTCCTACGAACTCCAGCTACTCTCTGACATCCAAGTAAACCATCAATGCTACTACGACTTGGTCACCATCATCCGCGAACATCCTGACGTATTCCTCGCCTGGCATTCCTCCTCCGTCGCAGATCTTTACACTCCAAAAACATTCCAAAACAAAAAAATCATCCGCTTATTGGTTTTAAGCGGATTTTTTTTTTATATTTGCATCCAAAATCAATAA
- a CDS encoding YigZ family protein: MSDEFKTIKNTSEGFYSEKRSKFLAFAHHVESIDEVKELIAQYRKKYYDARHVCYAYMLGAAREEFRANDDGEPSSTAGKPILGQINSNELTDILIIVVRYYGGVNLGTSGLIIAYREAAADAIAHAEVETRQVEEVITYDFPYVMMNDVMRIVKEMQPRIISQTYENTCQIKLSIRQSEAEQLRQRLEKLSFS; encoded by the coding sequence ATGTCAGACGAATTCAAGACAATAAAAAATACGAGCGAGGGATTTTACTCTGAGAAGCGGAGCAAATTCCTCGCTTTTGCACATCACGTAGAATCTATCGATGAGGTCAAGGAGTTGATTGCGCAGTATCGCAAGAAATACTACGATGCCCGTCACGTTTGCTATGCCTACATGTTGGGGGCTGCCAGAGAGGAGTTCCGAGCTAACGACGACGGTGAGCCTTCGAGCACCGCAGGTAAGCCCATCCTGGGACAGATCAACTCCAACGAGCTGACCGACATCCTCATCATTGTTGTTCGCTATTATGGCGGTGTCAACCTGGGCACCAGCGGTCTCATCATTGCCTATCGCGAAGCTGCGGCAGATGCTATCGCGCATGCCGAGGTGGAGACAAGACAGGTGGAAGAGGTCATCACCTACGATTTCCCCTATGTCATGATGAACGACGTGATGCGCATCGTTAAAGAGATGCAACCGCGCATTATCTCGCAGACCTATGAGAACACCTGCCAGATCAAACTGTCCATCCGCCAATCCGAGGCTGAACAGTTGCGACAGCGGTTGGAGAAACTAAGCTTTTCATAA
- a CDS encoding NUDIX domain-containing protein, with translation MDNSKELFPLVDEVGTVIGKATRGECHNGSKLLHPVVHLHVFNSKGELYLQKRPAWKDIQPDKWDTAVGGHIDFGETPEQALKREVSEELGIDDFIPQRIGQYVFESSRERELVYVNCTIYDGAITPSISELDGGRFWRIEEIKNAIGKGVFTPNFESEFARFLQK, from the coding sequence ATGGATAACAGTAAAGAGCTATTCCCACTGGTTGACGAGGTCGGAACAGTCATAGGTAAAGCCACCCGAGGCGAGTGCCATAACGGTTCTAAATTACTGCACCCTGTGGTACATCTTCATGTGTTCAATTCTAAAGGCGAACTGTATCTGCAGAAAAGACCCGCATGGAAAGACATACAACCCGACAAATGGGATACCGCCGTCGGTGGACACATTGACTTTGGTGAAACACCTGAACAGGCGCTCAAGCGTGAAGTCAGCGAAGAACTGGGCATTGACGACTTCATCCCACAACGGATAGGCCAATATGTGTTCGAGAGTAGCAGAGAACGTGAATTGGTTTACGTCAATTGTACGATCTACGATGGAGCTATCACCCCATCAATATCAGAGCTCGACGGTGGGCGCTTTTGGCGCATAGAAGAAATCAAGAATGCCATAGGTAAAGGCGTCTTTACCCCCAATTTCGAGAGCGAATTTGCCCGTTTTCTACAAAAATAG
- a CDS encoding rubrerythrin — translation MIQEQTNTFDSKSALHLKELLRSQQGELDAVLMYQRLAKLAKTSKERDAFVQLAKEEGRHASVFHAYTKVALKPKKTMSRLIVILYYLMGKKRLYRMMADGEYKAAVGYEHLIAEYPEVESVKNDEHRHGNILSGLI, via the coding sequence ATGATTCAAGAACAAACAAACACATTTGATTCCAAATCCGCTTTGCACCTCAAAGAGTTATTACGCAGTCAACAGGGTGAACTGGATGCTGTGCTGATGTATCAGAGACTGGCAAAATTGGCCAAGACGAGCAAAGAGCGCGACGCATTCGTACAACTGGCCAAAGAAGAAGGCAGGCATGCCAGCGTATTTCATGCCTACACGAAGGTTGCATTGAAACCTAAGAAAACCATGTCGCGCCTCATCGTCATCCTTTATTACCTGATGGGCAAGAAGCGACTCTATCGCATGATGGCCGATGGCGAATACAAAGCTGCCGTGGGCTATGAACATCTGATTGCGGAATATCCCGAGGTGGAGAGTGTCAAGAACGACGAGCACCGACACGGCAACATCTTGTCAGGACTGATTTAA
- a CDS encoding GNAT family N-acetyltransferase, with amino-acid sequence MNRIIREAKPAEIPEIMQVMVAAKGIMRQSGNRHQWGDGYPSETIILSDMARRGAFVVEDGGRVVGYFAFLPSPDPTYLNIYEGKWVDDSRPYHVVHRIASLPDVHGIFASVMEFCLSHDRNIRVDTHRDNQIMQHNLLKHGFVYCGIIYLLSGDERLAYQLVLPEAI; translated from the coding sequence ATGAATAGGATAATCAGAGAAGCTAAACCAGCTGAAATACCAGAGATTATGCAAGTGATGGTGGCTGCCAAGGGCATCATGCGACAGTCTGGCAACAGACACCAGTGGGGAGACGGCTACCCTTCGGAAACTATCATTTTGTCGGATATGGCGCGTCGTGGTGCCTTTGTTGTAGAAGACGGAGGCCGTGTGGTGGGCTATTTTGCCTTTTTGCCTTCGCCCGATCCTACCTATTTAAATATTTACGAAGGAAAGTGGGTCGATGATTCTCGACCTTATCATGTGGTGCACCGCATTGCCAGTCTTCCCGATGTGCACGGCATCTTTGCCAGTGTGATGGAATTCTGTCTGTCGCACGACAGGAATATCCGTGTGGATACGCATCGCGATAATCAGATTATGCAGCACAACCTGCTGAAGCATGGTTTCGTGTATTGTGGCATTATCTATCTGTTGTCGGGCGATGAGCGGTTGGCCTATCAGCTTGTTTTACCAGAAGCCATTTGA
- a CDS encoding aminopeptidase C, giving the protein MKRLLSITLLALLAIGAQAEEKDTTKCNKPVFTTIKENPITSVKDQNRSGTCWDYSTLSFFEAEILKTTGKTYDLCESFVANKTYMDRAIQVVRYHGDCQFSQGGSAEDVLATMKKCGICPEDAMPFPGSLYGDSLNNFNEFFSLLEPYVAAIAKSNAKKISSQWKVGLQGILDAYLGQCPESFTYEGKKYTPQSFVKSLGINLDDYVSITSYTHHPFYTGFAVEVQDNWRAPLSYNLPMDEMMQVIDNAIEKGYTIAWGGDVSEDGFTRQGLAYAIDTKKTESLAGSDMARWLKMTATKKRDLIDSLGCTVPEITATQELRQERFDNWELTDDHGMLIYGVAKDQNGKEYYMVKNSWGESGDYKGIWYMTKTFIAANTMDFLVNKNAIPKNIRKKLGI; this is encoded by the coding sequence ATGAAAAGATTACTATCAATCACACTTCTGGCCTTACTAGCCATTGGTGCACAGGCTGAAGAGAAAGACACTACCAAGTGCAACAAGCCTGTATTCACCACCATTAAAGAGAATCCTATTACCAGCGTAAAGGACCAAAACCGCAGTGGCACCTGCTGGGACTACTCTACCCTTTCTTTTTTCGAGGCCGAAATCCTGAAGACTACCGGTAAGACCTATGACCTCTGCGAGAGTTTCGTAGCCAACAAGACCTACATGGATCGCGCCATTCAGGTCGTACGCTACCACGGCGACTGCCAGTTCTCTCAAGGTGGCTCTGCCGAAGACGTGCTGGCCACAATGAAGAAGTGTGGCATCTGCCCCGAGGATGCCATGCCCTTCCCCGGTTCTCTCTACGGCGACTCACTGAACAACTTCAATGAGTTCTTCTCACTGCTGGAGCCCTACGTTGCTGCTATCGCTAAGAGCAACGCCAAGAAAATCTCTAGCCAGTGGAAGGTGGGACTGCAGGGCATTTTGGATGCCTATCTGGGACAGTGCCCCGAGAGTTTCACCTACGAGGGCAAGAAATACACACCACAGAGCTTCGTAAAGAGTCTGGGCATCAATCTGGACGACTATGTGTCTATCACCAGCTACACACACCACCCCTTCTATACCGGATTTGCTGTAGAGGTGCAGGACAACTGGCGCGCCCCTCTGAGCTATAACCTGCCCATGGACGAGATGATGCAGGTCATCGACAATGCCATTGAAAAGGGTTATACCATCGCATGGGGCGGCGATGTGTCTGAAGACGGTTTCACACGTCAGGGACTTGCTTACGCCATCGACACCAAGAAGACTGAGAGTCTGGCTGGTAGCGACATGGCCCGCTGGCTGAAAATGACCGCCACTAAGAAGCGTGACCTGATCGACTCACTGGGATGTACCGTTCCCGAGATTACAGCCACACAGGAGCTGCGTCAGGAGCGCTTTGACAACTGGGAACTGACCGACGACCACGGCATGCTGATCTACGGTGTTGCCAAGGACCAAAACGGCAAGGAGTATTATATGGTCAAGAACTCATGGGGCGAGTCTGGCGACTACAAAGGCATCTGGTACATGACCAAGACTTTCATTGCAGCCAACACCATGGACTTCTTGGTAAACAAGAACGCCATTCCTAAGAACATCCGCAAGAAGCTTGGCATCTAA